Proteins co-encoded in one Ictalurus furcatus strain D&B chromosome 9, Billie_1.0, whole genome shotgun sequence genomic window:
- the LOC128612280 gene encoding thrombospondin-1 has translation MLTALCLLLMLWSSQGSGIAESREDNSVYDLFELAKVHKKHHGVSLVKGPDPYSPAYKILNPNIIPAIPERVFKDLIYSIQEEKGFLFVANLKQAKNTRGSLFSVERRDGSGSIFELVSNGNADTLDLIYATANGHHEISIEDAQLASGSWMNITLFVQEDRAQLYIGCEEINTRELDVPIHQILTQDVADVSVLRIGKGAVKSRFMGVLQNARFVFRTTLETILRNMGCESSSFIIDVVTLDNPVNGSSPAIRTDYTGHKTKDLQDICGFSCEDLAGMFKELKGLGVVVKQLSNQLHQVNAENALIRTQIQNYSGVCRHNGIVYKDKDEWTVDSCTHCTCQNSATICREISCPLMPCANATVPDGECCPRCGTLNDYPDDGWSPWSEWTYCSVTCGRGIQQRGRSCDRINSNCEGTSVQTRDCHLQECDKRFKQDGGWSHWSPWSSCSVTCGMGVITRIRLCNSPTPQMGGKDCQGEGRQTEPCKMSPCPINGEWGPWSLWDSCSVTCGGGLQSRHRLCNNPVPKYGGKECIGDSKGTRICNSQDCPIDGCLSNPCFAGAKCTSFPDGSWKCGECPVGYTGDGIHCEDIDECKMVPDACFTLNGVHRCENTNPGYNCLPCPPRYSGTQPFGRSSDQAMANKQVCAPRNPCEDGSHDCNKKANCIYLGVFSDIMFRCECKPGYAGNGYICGEDTDLDGWPNSDLHCVENATYHCKKDNCPSLPNSGQEDYDKDGTGDACDYDDDNDGIPDDRDNCPFVFNPRQYDQDQDEVGDRCDNCPYNSNPDQIDTDKNGEGDACAIDIDGDGILNENDNCPYVYNVDQRDTDKDGVGDHCDNCPLEHNPDQIDSDSDNVGDKCDSNQDIDDDGHQNSLDNCPYIPNANQVDHDKDGKGDACDHDDDNDGVPDEKDNCRLAFNPDQLDSDGDGRGDICKDDFDQDNVPDILDVCPENFAISETDFRRFQMVPLDPTGTSQIDPNWVVRHQGKELLQTVNCDPGIAVGYDEFNAVDFSGTFFVNTDRDDDYAGFVFGYQSSSRFYVVMWKQITQTYWSHIPTKAQGYSGLSIKVVNSTTGPGEHLRNALWHTGDTAGQVRTLWHDPKKIGWKDFTAYRWTLIHRPKTGLIRVIMYEGKKVMADSGNIYDMTYAGGRLGLFVFSQEMVYFSDLKYECRDV, from the exons ATGTTGACCGCGTTGTGcttactgctgatgctgtggAGTTCACAAGGCAGCGGAATAGCAG AGAGCCGAGAAGACAACAGCGTGTATGATTTATTTGAGCTCGCAAAAGTACATAAAAAACACCATGGGGTGAGCCTAGTGAAGGGACCCGACCCTTACAGCCCTGCTTACAAAATTCTCAACCCCAACATTATCCCTGCCATCCCTGAGCGCGTCTTCAAGGATCTCATATACTCCATCCAAGAGGAGAAAGGCTTCCTATTCGTGGCCAACCTCAAGCAAGCCAAGAACACCAGGGGCAGCCTGTTCTCTGTGGAGAGGAGAGATGGCTCTGGTTCCATTTTTGAGCTCGTCTCAAATGGGAATGCTGATACTTTAGATCTGATTTATGCCACGGCAAACGGGCACCATGAGATCTCAATTGAAGATGCACAGCTGGCCAGTGGAAGCTGGATGAACATCACCCTGTTTGTGCAGGAGGACCGTGCGCAGCTCTATATTGGTTGTGAAGAGATAAACACAAGGGAACTAGATGTGCCTATCCACCAGATTCTGACGCAGGATGTGGCTGATGTCTCTGTCCTTAGGATTGGAAAAGGAGCAGTGAAAAGCAGATTTATG GGAGTGCTCCAGAATGCACGCTTTGTATTTAGGACCACTTTGGAGACAATCCTTCGTAACATGGGATGTGAGAGCT CCTCGTTCATCATTGATGTTGTGACCCTGGACAACCCAGTCAATGGCTCCAGTCCAGCTATACGCACAGATTACACTGGACACAAGACCAAAG ATCTCCAGGACATCTGTGGCTTCTCTTGTGAAGACTTGGCCGGCATGTTTAAGGAGCTCAAGGGGCTTGGTGTGGTTGTTAAGCAACTGTCAAATCAGCTCCACCAAGTG AATGCAGAAAATGCTCTAATAAGGACCCAAATTCAGAACTACAGTGGGGTTTGCCGGCATAATGGCATTGTGTACAAAGACAAGGATGAGTGGACGGTGGACAGCTGCACCCACTGCACCTGCCAG AACTCTGCCACTATTTGCCGGGAAATCTCCTGCCCTCTCATGCCTTGTGCCAATGCCACTGTGCCTGATGGTGAATGCTGCCCACGTTGTGGAACTC TGAATGACTATCCTGACGATGGCTGGTCTCCCTGGTCTGAGTGGACTTATTGCTCAGTGACCTGTGGCCGTGGCATCCAACAACGTGGGCGCTCATGTGATCGCATCAACAGCAACTGTGAGGGTACCTCGGTGCAGACCAGAGACTGCCACCTGCAAGAATGTGACAAACGCT TCAAGCAAGATGGAGGCTGGAGCCACTGGTCTCCCTGGTCCTCATGTTCAGTGACCTGTGGCATGGGTGTCATCACTCGCATCCGCCTCTGTAACTCACCCACCCCACAAATGGGAGGCAAAGACTGTCAAGGagaaggcagacagacagaaccaTGCAAGATGTCCCCTTGCCCAA TCAATGGAGAGTGGGGGCCATGGTCACTTTGGGACTCTTGCTCTGTCACTTGTGGTGGTGGACTACAGAGCAGACATCGCCTTTGTAACAATCCTGTGCCCAAATATGGTGGAAAAGAGTGCATAGGTGACTCCAAAGGCACCCGCATTTGCAACTCTCAAGACTGTCCCATTG aTGGCTGTCTTTCCAACCCTTGCTTTGCTGGTGCTAAGTGCACCAGCTTTCCTGATGGCTCCTGGAAGTGTGGGGAGTGTCCAGTTGGGTATACTGGAGATGGAATCCATTGTGAAGACATTGATGAG TGCAAAATGGTTCCTGATGCTTGCTTCACGCTCAATGGAGTCCATCGTTGTGAGAACACTAATCCGGGCTATAACTGCCTACCATGTCCTCCACGCTACTCTGGAACTCAGCCTTTTGGTAGGAGCAGTGATCAAGCTATGGCAAACAAACAG GTCTGTGCACCAAGGAACCCATGTGAAGATGGCAGCCATGACTGTAACAAAAAGGCCAATTGTATTTATTTGGGCGTTTTCTCTGACATCATGTTTCGCTGCGAATGCAAGCCAGGCTATGCTGGTAATGGTTATATATGTGGAGAGGACACTGACCTCGATGGCTGGCCCAACAGTGATCTCCACTGTGTTGAGAACGCCACCTACCACTGCAAGAAG GACAACTGCCCTAGCCTTCCCAACTCTGGGCAAGAGGACTATGACAAAGATGGAACTGGGGATGCttgtgattatgatgatgacaatgatgggATCCCTGATGATAGG GACAACTGCCCATTTGTCTTCAACCCAAGGCAATATGATCAAGACCAAGATGAGGTCGGTGATCGCTGTGATAACTGCCCATATAACAGCAATCCAGACCAGATTGATACAGATAAAAACGGAGAAGGCGACGCTTGTGCAATTGATATCGATGGTGATG GTATTCTGAATGAAAACGACAACTGCCCATACGTGTATAATGTTGACCAGAGAGACACTGACAAAGATGGGGTTGGAGACCACTGTGACAACTGTCCATTGGagcacaaccctgatcag ATTGACTCTGATTCAGATAATGTGGGTGACAAATGCGACAGCAATCAGGACATTGACGACGATGGTCACCAGAATAGTCTGGACAACTGCCCATATATCCCCAATGCCAACCAGGTCGATCATGACAAGGATGGCAAGGGTGATGCATGTGACCAcgatgatgacaatgatggtGTGCCTGATGAGAAAGACAACTGTAGACTGGCCTTTAATCCAGATCAGTTAGACTCTGATG GTGATGGACGGGGTGATATTTGCAAGGATGACTTTGACCAGGACAATGTTCCTGATATTTTGGATGTTTGTCCAGAGAACTTTGCCATCAGTGAAACAGATTTCCGTAGGTTCCAGATGGTTCCTCTAGACCCTACAGGAACTTCACAAATTGACCCTAACTGGGTAGTCCGCCACCAGGGTAAAGAGCTTCTTCAGACAGTCAACTGCGACCCTGGTATTGCTGTTG GATATGACGAATTTAATGCAGTGGATTTCAGTGGAACCTTCTTCGTCAATACTGACAGAGATGACGATTATGCTGGATTTGTGTTCGGCTATCAGTCCAGTTCCCGCTTCTACGTGGTGATGTGGAAACAGATCACACAGACCTATTGGTCTCACATACCCACAAAAGCACAGGGCTACTCTGGACTGTCCATCAAAGTGGTCAATTCCACCACAGGTCCAGGAGAACACCTTAGGAATGCATTGTGGCATACTGGAGACACAGCAGGACAG GTGCGCACTTTGTGGCATGACCCCAAGAAAATTGGCTGGAAGGATTTCACTGCCTACAGATGGACCCTCATCCATAGACCCAAAACTGGACTTATCAG agTCATCATGTATGAAGGCAAGAAAGTCATGGCAGATTCTGGAAATATA